A stretch of Henckelia pumila isolate YLH828 chromosome 4, ASM3356847v2, whole genome shotgun sequence DNA encodes these proteins:
- the LOC140862141 gene encoding uncharacterized protein translates to MEFGDYVKKFERGCHFVTLIGENAAERLRHFMDGLRPIIKRDVMLTEPADYKAAVAKALKAERSWKEIEAERQGKHQAFQQRDQQGPSKKRNTGTARPPAQQQRQLALPAPANNKDKPLCPKCSRNHLGECKWGQNVCFKCGALGHFARDCPQLKQPVRGRAFVMTAEQADPDTIVITGMISLDGISTVALLDSGASHSFVSESCMRRLSVFPEETEVGYSVSVPSGEELLTNRVFRGIILELQGNALTADLIVLPMPDFDIILGIDWLSKYGVLVDFKSRLVTVRLAQGGQLSFQVVQSDRQVRSVASLKTHNLSDVEVVNEFPEVFPDDISGLPPDREIEFPLILYQVQYQHPRLPTD, encoded by the coding sequence ATGGAATTTGGTGATTATGTGAAGAAGTTTGAAAGGGGATGTCATTTTGTTACTCTGATTGGGGAGAATGCTGCTGAGAGACTGAGGCACTTCATGGATGGCTTGAGGCCTATAATTAAGAGGGATGTAATGCTTACTGAGCCAGCGGATTACAAGGCAGCCGTGGCTAAAGCACTAAAAGCGGAGCGTAGTTGGAAGGAGATTGAGGCAGAGAGGCAGGGAAAACATCAAGCTTTTCAGCAACGTGACCAGCAGGGACCGTCCAAGAAGAGAAATACTGGCACAGCTCGACCACCAGCACAACAGCAGCGGCAGTTGGCGCTCCCAGCACCAGCCAACAACAAGGATAAGCCGTTGTGTCCTAAATGCTCACGTAATCACCTTGGAGAGTGCAAGTGGGGACAAAATGTATGCTTCAAGTGTGGAGCTCTCGGACATTTTGCTAGGGACTGTCCGCAGTTGAAGCAGCCAGTCAGAGGCAGAGCGTTCGTGATGACAGCAGAGCAGGCTGATCCAGACACCATAGTTATCACAGGTATGATTTCATTAGATGGAATTTCTACTGTTGCATTGTTAGACTCAGGGGCATCCCATTCTTTTGTATCTGAGTCATGCATGAGGCGGCTGTCAGTATTTCCTGAGGAGACAGAGGTAGGCTACAGTGTATCTGTCCCATCAGGGGAAGAGCTACTTACTAATCGGGTGTTCAGAGGGATTATTCTAGAGTTGCAGGGTAATGCACTGACGGCGGATCTGATAGTGCTACCGATGCCAGACTTTGATATTATTCTGGGGATTGACTGGTTGAGTAAATATGGAGTATTGGTCGATTTCAAGAGCAGACTGGTGACAGTTAGACTAGCACAAGGAGGCCAGTTGTCGTTCCAGGTAGTGCAGAGTGACAGACAGGTTCGATCAGTGGCTTCTCTGAAAACACATAATTTATCGGATGTTGAAGTGGTTAATGAGTTTCCAGAAGTGTTTCCTGATGATATTTCTGGACTACCACCAGACAGGGAGATCGAATTTCCATTGATCTTGTACCAAGTGCAGTACCAGCATCCAAGGCTCCCTACAGATtag